The Geminocystis sp. NIES-3708 genomic sequence TTCTATAACAGTGTTGAGAGCCTGATTTCTGATGTTCAAACAGGATACCATCATTAACCAATTCTACCAATAAATCACTATCTTCTACCCTCAGTAAATGGGGTTTTTGTTGAGCTAACCAATAAATAAAATCCTCTGGTTGTCCATGTCTTCCTTGTAAAATAAGTTCAACAGCTTCTTTGAATCCTTCAATCTCTGGAAATTCAGGTATTACTATTCTCTGGATAATCTCAATAGCTTGACTTAATTCTAATAAGTATGGTTTATCTGTACTAAGTATTATTTCTGTTAATTGTTGATGAGGATGTTCTGGTAATACCTGAAATTCTGTTATTATCTTTGTCTTATCCTGTTGTTTAATAGTAATTAAAATTAATTCATTATCAGGAAATACGATCGAGCTTACATTGTCTAAATTATTACCAGTAATAGTAACAATAATATTTTCTCCTGCTCTTAATTGGTAAAAACTGATTGTGACTGCAAAGATTTCAAGAATCGACAAGAAGCCCAGAGAGTACTTGATACTTTTCCTAATGACCCTCATCGATTAGACTGAAATAAAGATGGTATAGCTTGTGAAGCACCGAAAAAATAACTTTACATTATTATCTATAAAATCTGAAAAAATTTATTACCAATTAATTTTAAACAAACTTAAAGGTTTACAATTAATCAATAGTATTTTATCTATTTCATAAATGGGTAAATTAATAAAATCTAAAAATTGTAATTATTGTAGTAATTTAGTATCAACTCGTTATCGTATTCAATATGATCAGAGTCAAAAATGGATAATGGTTTGCCCAGATTGTTGGGAATTATTAGCTAAAAATAACAAATTTTATCGTTATGGTGGTACATGGAAAGCTAAATAGATTATGAAAAAAATTATAGTTATTACAGGAGTAAGCAAAGGATTAGGACGTGCTTTAACAGAGAAATTTATTAGTCTCGGTCATACTATTATTGGTTGCTCTCGTTTTCAAGATGCCATTAACAAATTACAGCAACAATATCCTCAACATTATTTTACTGTTCTTGATGTAGCAGACGATGAACAGGTCAAAACATGGATTGAATCTTTCCCTGATATTCCTGATTTAGTAATCAATAATGCCGCAGTTATTAATCGTCCAGCACCACTTTGGGAAATTCCAGCCACCGATTTTTCTTATTTGATTGATGTCAATATTAAAGGTACTGCTAATGTTATTCGTCATGTTGTACCTGTAATGATAAAGAATAGACAAGGAATTATCGTTAATATTAGTTCTGGTTGGGGACGCTCAACATCCCCAGAAGTTGCACCCTATTGTGCTTCCAAATGGGCAATAGAAGGATTAACTCAGGCACTAGCCCAAGAATTACCATCAGGCATGGCAACGGTTGCTCTTAACCCTGGTATCATTCAAACAGATATGTTAAATATTTGTTTTGGAGATGAAGCCGAATATTATACTCCTATTGATGAATGGGTAAAACAAGCATTACCGTTTTTGCTTAAATTATCTGCAAAAAATAATGGACAGTCATTAACTGTTAGCTAATTAAATTCAACTAATATCTGAACTCTCCGTACAATTGTATTCAATAACGATAAAAGCCTTTATCAATAATCTTTTAGATACTCATAGTCTTAGTTTATTTATACCCATGTATTTTGAAGATTTGTGGAGACTAAATTTTTATAAAATTCTCGACTTTTTTTTTTGCAATGTAGTGTATCTAAATTTTTGTTTTTTTATACTCTTTTGGTTTATTCAGCATCCCTAATTAAATTAATAATTGTTGTTTTATCTAATGCCTCTGGAGAAAGATTAATATATTCTTCTTCTTTATTATCTGGTATTTTATCGATAATTTTTGCTCCTGCTGCCATTAAAATTTCCCTTAATTCAAGAGCATTTATCAACTTAGTTACTAAATATTTTCTAGTTTTTATAGACTGATAATTATAACTAGAAGTGATAGAATTACCTATAATTATATTAGCAAAATAAGCCCTATTTTCCCCATTAATATTAATAATTAAACCTAAAATATTTTGCTTTTTAGTAATAGTTATATTAGCAGAAGCAATAATTTTATTGACATCTACCATATAATTTCTATTAAAGTTATCTGGTTTTTCCTGTGCTACTAAAATTTTAGCGTCAACTTTTTCTCCTTGTATAAAATTATAATAGTTTGCCATTAAAATTCTCGCTTCGTAATCAGCTTGTTTAAAATAAAAAAGCTCAACTGCACCATGGGGAGGTGGTGCATCAGTGACATCTCCAGAAAATAAAACCTCTTTTTCTTCTGCATAATAATTGGCATCCCAACCAATTTTTCCTGATTCTCCTATCACAGATAAGTCTAAATCTACTCTATTTTTCTTCGTATTTGTCCAATGAATCCCGACAATCATATCTTCAGTACTGGTAACATAAGTACCTGTGGGAAAATATCCTGTAAATTGTTTTTCTGTGGCTGGTAAAGCATAATGAATATTATGGGGAATATAAATAGTTTTACCCTCGACATTTTTTTTCACATCCTCCACAATGGAGTTAACGACAATATCTAAGGCTTGTTGGGTTTTATCTTCAACCATATCCCACCATTCAAAATCAAATTCTGTTGCCCAACCTTTGCCATTTCTAACTCGATAAACAATAGAATCGGAAATATCCAAGCGGTATTTTAAGGCATAAGCGAGGCGAATTTTACGAAAAATGGTTGCTTTTTTGAGTTTTTGAGCTAAAGTTTCTAACTCTAATTTTTCATATTTTATTTGACTGGTGACATTATTTAGATAGTCAGTGGGAATAGGTTTGTGTAATTTATTCGCTTTTTTTCTCAGTTGGTTAAAATATCTCTTATTACTGGAAATTGATTTCATTGCTAAGAATAATGGTTTGAAGCGAAAGAAAATTGAAGCTAAATCATCGGGTGCTTTTTTTAGTAAAGTATCTAAAAACTTGCCATTAGATTGTTTAATTTTATTGATTAAATATTGATTTTTTATTAGCAAAGATTCATCAGTTAATTTACTGATCAAATGACGCAAAAATTCTACGGATTCTGATGGTACAATGCCATAAAAATCATAAAGTAAGGCTTTTAATTCTCGGTTGCCAATTTTTTCAACAAAACTAGGATTGAAGTTATGGCTTTTAATTATGTTCATTATATCATCGAGGGTTTCTTGTGCTAAAGCAATACCATTGGCTAAATTAATAATCTGCTCAAGAATTTCATCTGCCGTCATGGCTTTAATCACCACCAACGGAATATCATCGGTGATAGTAGGTAACTCTAATATTTCTTTGGGGATATAAACTGCGTCTTCTCGATAAATACCTAGTCTTTCAAAGCCATAGGTTGTAATGTAATGAATGATTTGTTGCGTAACCAGTAATTCTAAATCCGATTCTTGAATTATTTGCCAAGATTTATGAAAGGCGGAATTGGCTTTAATTCCTGAAATACCGACAACGCTTTCAATGAGATTGAGTAAGTCTTCATCAGGTGCGATTGCATCTTCAAGAATATAACCATTTTGAATTGTTCTCACCAATACAGACTCAGGTAAGTTTTTCTTTTGCTTATGGTTAACTTCGATCGCATTAAATAATTTTAACGTTGCTTTATTCATCTTTCAATATCCTTGAATTAGAAAGAGGGCGAGAGATAAAATTAGTTCTTAAGACTAATGGCGTAAGCCACTATAAGGAATCTCTTTTGCCCCCTTTTGTTGGGGAAGCCAGGAGTCGAACCTGCAACCAGCGGGTTATGAGCCAAAATTAGGAACTTGCTTTGCATTATGCGGAAAGTAATAATTTATCCAAAAATTTAATCAAGGAACTTTGTTTGCATCCTGCGAAAAGTAAAACGCTGCTCTACCATTGAGCTACCTCCCCTTTATTGTTCCTATTTTCAGTTTAACAATAAAACATAAAAAAGTATAAGTTATAGTCATTTCAAGAGACTATGAATTTTAACTAGATGTTTTATTAACAAGAATCTGGTAAACCTGTTCGGGGTCATCAGGAGTAATAACAGGTTTTGTTAATTCTCCCTCATCAATAATGATTAATTTATCTTTCCATGGACGTTTAATATCCAAGTTTAACCAATACTCAAACGAACCACCCCATATTCTGGTTTTACCACTCAACCATGTCATTTCTTGCTGATCAATTTTAGCTATGTTTTTGTATGGTATTCGCTTATCTCCAAAGGGGAAATAGTAATAAAGAATAGTTAAAGCATCATCGTCACAAATAATATATTCATCTTCATATAAAATAGTCATGGAAGGATAGCTTTTTTTCTCCTATTAGCTTTAGTTTACCATTACTACTCATTGGCGGAGAGGATTTTATCGGTGGCAATCTTATGGTACAAGGGAAAAATCAGAACATAAATTAATTTTGATTGAAGCAACTTTAGTTAATGATGGTCATTAATTCTATTTCTTCATCGGTAAAATGTACATTCCTTACCACTGGTAGCCATCCTAAGCGTTTAAAAGAGTATTGGGAGAAGCTCAGAAATTAAGATTGATGGAATTTGAGATTTATCAAAAAACTATTGATTTTAAAAAAGTTGTCGGTACGAGCGAACCAAAAGGACGAGCATTAAGTAAACAGGAAATTCAGCAAATAATTGCTACTTATGATGGTGATAGTCCTTTCGATATTCGAGACAGAGCTATTCTCAGTGTCCTCAGAGGTGGCGGTTTACGCCGTACTGAATTAATTAATTTAGAATTACGAGATGTTACCTTAGAAAATTCAGAATTATATATTCGTAACTCTAAAGGCAATAAAAGTCGTAAAATTTTCCTTCCTGATGAGGCTTTATTTTTTATTAAACAATGGTTAGAATTACGAGGTTATGAAAACGGCTATCTTTTCTGTCGTATCCATCGAGGCGGACATCTCAAAATCGGTCAAATGCACTCTAACTCTATTTGGCGTATGCTCCAAAAACGAGCTAAACTTGCTAAAATTGAATCCTGTTGTTCTCATGATTTAAGACAAACTTTCTGTGGTGATTTATTGTCGGCAGGAGTGGATATTGTTACAGTACAAAAATTGGCAGATCACGCCTCCCCCATTACTACAGCTAGTTATGATCGACGAGAGAATGATATAAAAAGGAAAGTCGTTCAAAATCTTAGTTTTTAGAGGAAGGCTTTTTTATAATAAAATTAAAAATAAATATTAAATTTTAATTAATCTCATTACTTTTTTTGTCTATTTCTGTATTAAGACCAAACATAAATTTATCTAAAAGTTCTGGTGAGAAGTGTTGCATTAAAAAATCTATATCTTGTTGTTCTGTACCAGCATTAAGCAAAAATACATTTTTGCCAAAAATATTATTTGATCCAATGATAAGAATTGGGTGGGTTTTTTCTTTTTCGTCATTGTTATTGTCATTTGAAGGTTTTATATTTAATTCTCTCTCCGCAATAATTACCTTTTTCGACTTGGTTACTAATTCTTCTGTTCCCAATATTTTATATTTATTTCTTTGACTCACAATTTATCTCTTGTATAATAAACTACAGTTTTATATTGTAATTTAAAACACTATCATATAAAATTTTATTAAAAAGAACTCAATACTTTTTGATTATTTTTATCTTGTGCCATTTCTGATAATCGGGTAAACACCCCAGTCGAAGCAATAGCTTTTAATACCTCTGCCTGAACCGAAAATGGAGCTTTAGCAACCAATTCAGCTAAATTTATCTCTTCTAATGGTTCTACCTCTGCTAATAATTCCATAAAACGTCTATATGCTTTCGGCGAAATTTGTTGTAAACCTTCTCTAAGTTGATCAAAAATTTTGACACCAGTATTTCTTTCTCCTGTTCTAAATAAACTAATCACTGTTTCTGGAACTCCTGAAACTTTAGATAAATCAATGGTCATTCCTATTACGCTCCTATTAATGATTTACCCACCAAGCAACCCCGACAATCTCAGACAAGGACATGGGAATATTTAGATCGCTCTGGTAATAAATTAATCAGAGTGGTAAGAATTGACCCAAATAAAATTATTTGGCAGGAATATTGGCTAGAACATCCAGATTTAGCTAAATTCAGAACCGAGAAATATTGGGTTAAATTATCCCAAAAAGATTATGACAATGGTAAATGTAACGATACTGAATGGGAATTATTTAATCAACTTAAAGAAGAAAAACGTCAACATATCCCCATTTATCGTTATCACGAAATTCAGAAGGCGATTACCGAAGATAAGATTATCTTTATTGTAGAAGGAGAAAGTTGTGCTGATGCTTTATGGAAATTAGGTATTCCAGCTACTACTAATATCGGTGGCAGTAAAAAATGGCGTGATTCTCATTCTCAAGATTTATTAATAAATATAGGCAGTACAGAGCGGGGAGTAGAGAACAGTAAAGAAAATAACCATTTGCCTTCAATAGTTTTATGTCCTGACAGAGATATTGTTGGTGTTGAACATATGGACAAAATTAATCAATATTTTAAAAATGCTTTCTGGTTATATGCTTTTCCTCAATCTCCTTTGTGGAATATAACATTACCTGATAGTAATGGTTTAGATATTGCTGATTGGATTGATGAACTCAAAAATAGTTATGGACTCAATAATGAACAAATTAAAGAAACTATCTTCCATTCTGTTGAAAATCAATCTCGTCATTTTCAAACTCTCAACTTAGAAATTGAAACTGAGAACTCAAAATTAAATAATCTTTTGCCCCTTGCTTTTTCCCGTTTACCTTTTCATAAATCAATGTCAACAAAATCAGTCAACACTTCGATAAATAATGAATCACAGTTTAATGAAGGTAGTCAACAAACAACAGAACAATTTAACGATAAACGATTAATAATTGAATTAGAGCAATTAATTGATAGCAGTCCAAAAGAGTCAGTTTTGACTACAATATTTAATAAACTTAGTCGATTAATTGGATTACCAATAACCGAAGTTCGGAAATTATACCGAGATTTAACGAAAGAATCTGATAAATCTGCTGAGTTATCCATTCGCCAAGATGAAATTAATCAATTATTAAAATTAGAATCTGATTATTTTGATTTATCGAAGTATTTACCGATTGAAATAGTTCATCCTTTAAATCAAATTGCTGAAATTTTAGGAAGTAATAGCATCGCTCAATTAACGGCTTTATTACCTGTAATAGCTTCTCTTATTAATCCTCACACGAAATTAACTTTAATCAAAAGCTCTAAATTTATCGCTCGTCCAATTTTTTATTCGGCAGTGGTGGGTGAAAGTGGTTCTTCTAAATCTCCGACTATGGATATTTTTACTGCTCCTCTTATTCAATATATCCAACAAAAAGCAGAACATCAATATCAACAATCTCTCGCTGAATATGAAAGAATTAAAGTTGACAAAAGTATCGAAGAAAAGCCTCCTAAGCCTAAACCATTAGAATATTACGTAACTGATGTTACTTCTGAATGTATTGCTCAAATTATTAATGATCAACCCAATAAAGGCTTTTTGATGTTATTCGATGAGTTATCAGGCTTAATTAAACAAAATAATGCTTATCGTGGCGGTAAAGGAGCTGACCAAGAAAAAATACTCTCAGGTCGTGACGGTACTGGTTGGAAAGTTAACCGTAAAAATGGCGATCGTTTTAATAATGCTCGGTCAACTTATTCAATTTTAGGAGCGATGACTCCTGATGTTTTACGTCAACAAATGGGAAGTTGTCAGGATGAATCAGGTTATTGGGCAAGATTCGTTTATGCGAGTTTACCTCTGAAAAAATGTAAGTTTCCTGATGATGAAGTAAAATTCGATATTTATCCTTTACTATGTGGTTTATATGAAAATATTGAGAATCTTCCTGCTTATCAATATCATCTTTGTCAAACAGGAAGTAAGATTTATCAACAATTTTTCGATGAAATGGAGGAGTTAAAGTTAAATGAACCGAATCAAGCACTGAGGGCTGTTTATTCTAAATTTAAACGAGTAGCAGGAGAAATCGCTCTTTTACTTCAATCTCTCCATAAGGCTTTTTATCATAATGTTGGTAATGTTGACAGCAATATGTTGCTAGAACCTAAATTTATGGCGATGGGAGTCGAATTAGCTAAACGATATATAAATGAAATTAAAAGTATATATCTTAAACATGAAGGAAGTAATGAGAAAAATTTAAGTCCGATTTATTCAAAAATAATAAGTTTGAGTCAACGGAAGGGATGGTTAAAAGCAAGAGATTTAAAACAATGTGACCGTTATTTCCGTAATGTATTAAGTATCGACATCCGCCGACATTTTCAAGATTTAATTGATTTAGGTTTTGGGGAAGTTCGAGGTAATGGGAAACATTTAGAATGGCGATTTATTACA encodes the following:
- a CDS encoding tyrosine-type recombinase/integrase; this encodes MEFEIYQKTIDFKKVVGTSEPKGRALSKQEIQQIIATYDGDSPFDIRDRAILSVLRGGGLRRTELINLELRDVTLENSELYIRNSKGNKSRKIFLPDEALFFIKQWLELRGYENGYLFCRIHRGGHLKIGQMHSNSIWRMLQKRAKLAKIESCCSHDLRQTFCGDLLSAGVDIVTVQKLADHASPITTASYDRRENDIKRKVVQNLSF
- a CDS encoding SDR family oxidoreductase, yielding MKKIIVITGVSKGLGRALTEKFISLGHTIIGCSRFQDAINKLQQQYPQHYFTVLDVADDEQVKTWIESFPDIPDLVINNAAVINRPAPLWEIPATDFSYLIDVNIKGTANVIRHVVPVMIKNRQGIIVNISSGWGRSTSPEVAPYCASKWAIEGLTQALAQELPSGMATVALNPGIIQTDMLNICFGDEAEYYTPIDEWVKQALPFLLKLSAKNNGQSLTVS
- a CDS encoding DUF3987 domain-containing protein, coding for MVRIDPNKIIWQEYWLEHPDLAKFRTEKYWVKLSQKDYDNGKCNDTEWELFNQLKEEKRQHIPIYRYHEIQKAITEDKIIFIVEGESCADALWKLGIPATTNIGGSKKWRDSHSQDLLINIGSTERGVENSKENNHLPSIVLCPDRDIVGVEHMDKINQYFKNAFWLYAFPQSPLWNITLPDSNGLDIADWIDELKNSYGLNNEQIKETIFHSVENQSRHFQTLNLEIETENSKLNNLLPLAFSRLPFHKSMSTKSVNTSINNESQFNEGSQQTTEQFNDKRLIIELEQLIDSSPKESVLTTIFNKLSRLIGLPITEVRKLYRDLTKESDKSAELSIRQDEINQLLKLESDYFDLSKYLPIEIVHPLNQIAEILGSNSIAQLTALLPVIASLINPHTKLTLIKSSKFIARPIFYSAVVGESGSSKSPTMDIFTAPLIQYIQQKAEHQYQQSLAEYERIKVDKSIEEKPPKPKPLEYYVTDVTSECIAQIINDQPNKGFLMLFDELSGLIKQNNAYRGGKGADQEKILSGRDGTGWKVNRKNGDRFNNARSTYSILGAMTPDVLRQQMGSCQDESGYWARFVYASLPLKKCKFPDDEVKFDIYPLLCGLYENIENLPAYQYHLCQTGSKIYQQFFDEMEELKLNEPNQALRAVYSKFKRVAGEIALLLQSLHKAFYHNVGNVDSNMLLEPKFMAMGVELAKRYINEIKSIYLKHEGSNEKNLSPIYSKIISLSQRKGWLKARDLKQCDRYFRNVLSIDIRRHFQDLIDLGFGEVRGNGKHLEWRFITQSDRIKENSNNSNENNKNVDIVDNKISELPNYLVNGESYSYSYQQPFINEEVANVDSLPNLERKTENSENEKILSSAYSQLKNENVKLKTNLSELQINFSQLRNQNLELISELKELKNSVNSIITQINSQSQSSIIEENIRENINKSKLNLSNEKDEKQNLNLLSSNEESLSTFEPMSISDPTDILSSNKVNSDDELAVNKYEGLYARVPVEYAKSQILVGLSERHGYLFGRESGITKIIKVPLSQVIEYKQDEEY